A window from Drosophila yakuba strain Tai18E2 chromosome 3L, Prin_Dyak_Tai18E2_2.1, whole genome shotgun sequence encodes these proteins:
- the LOC6534974 gene encoding uncharacterized protein LOC6534974 yields the protein MNVEKLLKLVDLFLGAVILGSVCAEKDVFLTKMECRNYMPELVRNVSCNLNQTSHRTGSIDAEFILTQDVENLKGIFILTLKRGSHGTNFTTLNIDYCQILSSVEKHFIPKMVTTQLRQISNFPLQCPLKMNTRYYVKEFTINSKFIPSYMPETNFISDAHLNIKNRKAFRFLIEGRFSTRLQQKYNKS from the exons ATGAACGTcgaaaagcttttaaaattGGTTGATCTGTTTCTGGGGGCTGTGATCTTGGGCAGTGTTTGTGCCGAG AAAGACGTTTTTTTGACGAAAATGGAATGCCGAAATTATATGCCAGAATTAGTGAGAAACGTAAGCTGCAATTTAAATCAAACATCCCACCGCACTGGTTCAATAGATGCAGAGTTTATATTGACCCAAGATGTTGAGAACCTGAAGGGCATTTTCATCTTGACACTTAAAAGAGGGTCCCACGGGACAAACTTTACTACTTTGAATATAGACTATTGTCAAATACTGTCAAGTgttgaaaaacattttatacCTAAGATGGTTACTACTCAACTTCGCCAAATATCCAATTTTCCGCTGCAGTGTCCGTTGAAAATG AATACGCGGTATTATGTAAAGGAAtttacaattaattcaaaatttatacCTAGTTATATGCCAGAAACGAACTTCATTTCGGATGCTCATTTAAACATTAAGAATCGCAAAGCATTTCGGTTTCTTATTGAGGGTCGCTTTTCTACCAGACTtcagcaaaaatataataaaagcTAA